The following proteins come from a genomic window of Macaca fascicularis isolate 582-1 chromosome 8, T2T-MFA8v1.1:
- the KBTBD11 gene encoding kelch repeat and BTB domain-containing protein 11 — protein sequence MEHAVAPCVLYPGTEPGAAGKGESEGAASPAQTPCSLSASLCFSSGEESPPQSLASAAEGAATSPPSSGGPRVVERQWEAGSAGAASPEELASPEERACPEEPAAASPEPRVWLEDPASPEEPGEPAPVPPGFGAVYGEPDLVLEVSGRRLRAHKAVLAARSDYFRARASRDVLRVQGVSLAALRLLLADAYSGRMAGVRPDNVAEVVAGARRLQLPGAAQRATDAVGPQLSLANCYEVLSAAKRQRLNELRDAAYCFMSDHYLEVLREPAVFGRLSGAERDLLLRRRLRAGRAHLLAAALGPAGERAGSRPQSPSGDADARGDAAVYCFHEAAGEWRELTRLPEGAPARGCGLCVLYNYLFVAGGVAPAGPDGRARPSDQVFCYNPATDTWSAVRPLRQARSQLRLLALDGHLYAVGGECLLSVERYDPRADRWAPVAPLPRGAFAVAHEATTCHGEIYVSGGSLFYRLLKYDPRRDEWQECPCSSSRERSADMVALDGFIYRFDLSSSRGEAQAAGPGGVCVSRYHCLAKQWSPCAAPLRPPGAPTGLQPFRCAALDGAIYCVSRAGTWRFQPARDGEAGGDAGQGGGFEALGAPLDVRGVLIPFALSLPERSPRGEQGAA from the coding sequence ATGGAGCACGCGGTGGCCCCCTGCGTCCTCTACCCAGGGACGGAGCCCGGGGCTGCGGGGAAGGGCGAGAGCGAGGGCGCCGCGTCCCCGGCGCAGACACCCTGCAGTCTCAGCGCGTCCCTGTGCTTCAGCTCCGGGGAGGAGTCCCCGCCGCAGTCCCTCGCCTCAGCGGCGGAAGGCGCGGCCACCTCCCCGCCCTCCAGCGGTGGCCCGCGGGTGGTGGAGCGGCAGTGGGAGGCCGGCAGCGCGGGCGCCGCGTCCCCGGAGGAGCTCGCGTCCCCCGAGGAGCGCGCGTGCCCGGAAGAGCCCGCGGCGGCGTCCCCCGAGCCGCGCGTTTGGCTTGAGGACCCCGCGtcccccgaggagcccggagagCCCGCGCCCGTGCCCCCGGGGTTCGGGGCGGTGTACGGGGAGCCGGACCTGGTGCTGGAGGTGTCCGGGCGCCGGCTGCGCGCGCACAAGGCTGTGCTGGCGGCGCGCAGCGACTACTTCCGCGCGCGCGCGTCGCGGGACGTGCTGCGGGTGCAGGGGGTGAGCCTGGCGGCGCTGCGGCTCCTCCTGGCCGACGCCTACAGTGGGCGCATGGCGGGCGTGCGGCCCGACAACGTGGCCGAGGTGGTGGCCGGCGCGCGCCGCCTGCAGCTGCCCGGCGCCGCGCAGCGCGCCACCGACGCCGTGGGGCCGCAGCTGAGTCTGGCCAACTGCTACGAGGTCCTGAGCGCGGCCAAGCGGCAGCGGCTGAACGAGCTGCGCGACGCCGCCTACTGCTTCATGAGCGACCACTACCTGGAGGTGCTGCGCGAGCCCGCCGTGTTCGGCCGCCTGTCGGGCGCCGAGCGGGACCTGCTGCTGCGCCGCCGCCTGCGCGCCGGCCGCGCCCACCTCTTGGCCGCGGCGCTGGGGCCGGCGGGGGAGCGCGCGGGCAGCCGGCCGCAGAGCCCCTCGGGGGACGCGGACGCGCGCGGGGACGCGGCCGTCTACTGCTTCCACGAGGCGGCCGGAGAGTGGCGCGAGCTGACGCGGCTGCCCGAGGGCGCGCCGGCGCGGGGCTGCGGCCTGTGTGTCCTCTACAACTACCTCTTCGTGGCGGGCGGTGTGGCGCCCGCGGGCCCCGACGGCCGCGCGCGCCCGTCAGACCAGGTCTTCTGCTACAACCCGGCCACAGACACCTGGAGCGCCGTGAGGCCCCTGCGCCAGGCGCGCTCGCAGCTGCGGCTGCTGGCCCTGGACGGCCACCTCTACGCCGTGGGCGGCGAGTGCCTGCTCAGCGTGGAGCGCTACGACCCGCGCGCTGACCGCTGGGCCCCCGTCGCGCCGCTGCCCCGGGGCGCCTTCGCCGTGGCGCACGAGGCCACCACCTGCCACGGCGAGATCTACGTGTCCGGGGGCTCGCTCTTCTACCGCCTGCTCAAGTACGACCCGCGGCGCGACGAGTGGCAGGAGTGCCCGTGCAGCAGCAGCCGCGAGCGCTCGGCCGACATGGTGGCTCTCGACGGCTTCATCTACCGCTTCGACCTGAGCAGCAGCCGCGGCGAGGCGCAGGCGGCGGGGCCGGGCGGGGTCTGCGTGTCCCGATACCACTGCCTGGCCAAGCAGTGGAGCCCGTGCGCCGCGCCCCTGCGCCCCCCCGGAGCCCCCACTGGCCTGCAGCCCTTCCGCTGCGCCGCCCTGGATGGCGCCATCTACTGCGTGAGCCGCGCGGGCACCTGGCGCTTCCAGCCCGCCCGGGACGGCGAGGCCGGTGGCGACGCAGGCCAGGGCGGCGGCTTCGAGGCGCTGGGCGCCCCCTTGGACGTCCGGGGCGTGCTCATCCCGTTCGCTCTCAGCCTACCCGAGAGGTCGCCCCGAGGGGAGCAGGGAGCCGCGTAG